taattttcttttatgTAGAAAGTGTTTgcaatatttattgtaaaatgtatTGCATTTATCATTGGTCTTATCAGTATTCTGTGTTCCTTTTGCAGCAATTTGGAAAAATCATTGACGTAGAGATTATTTTTAATGAACGTGGATCCAAGGTAAGATTGATTGTCAGCCGGCTGAATCATCATAGTCTCTTtaattgtttaaaagtaaacatACAATGATAAAATTCAATTATGATAGAAACAAGTTTTAtacttgaaaatttaaatgtaaaatcATATATGATGATTCAAGTCACATTTTTATGCAATGtttgatgaaatgtttttcaattatttgcaACATTTTGGTACACTTATTTGACAAAACTAAAGAAAGAAAGTGAAGAAAAAGAGATCAGTTACCAAGATCCCCATTTAAGCTATACATTTCAAACTTAAATGCACTTAATGTTTGTGATAAGCGTCCTACGCAGGCAGGAATAGATGTACTTTAGCAATTATTGAGGAATTAAATCTCATATCAAAAATGAATAtagtaaacaaatgaagaagTTTGTAGATAGAAGTAATGGGGAGATTTAGACAGAGATGCGGATATTTAAACTCTCTTTGATCTGTACACACCGTGATCAATGTACGATAACCTTTAGAAATTATATATTGCATAATAAATTAACGTGACATAGGGTTTAGCTACGTTTTGAAAAAATGGTTTAAGATGGGGTAAATGGCTTTACAAATGTCACTTCACAGTGTTCATCTTGCAGTGATTTAAGTGaactttattacaaaatgtttCTTCAATTTGCAACTTCATGCCAAGTTTCATTTATTGCACCAAAATGTTGCAAAATCCTTTTCTGATGAAATTTTGCATTCATTTTGATGGAAACATTTCCGAATTTTGTgccaatttttttattttacatgatatcatagaagagttttaaagaattcattacatgtaacaattaaagtttatgaattcAGACAAGAAGAGGCAAATTCCTTGTATATTCTCAGCAAATGTTTCCATCATGAAACATGATATTTATATGTGCTGTGACCTTCAAGAGTGATTGCAAGTGTAAATTTCATCtattaaaagtaaataaatgGAGATTTCATTTTAATCAATGGATTCACACACTCATTTTCTGATCATTTTGGTTTTTCTTTTCCACTATTGTTTGCAATATGTTTAATGCAGACTTTGTAACAATCTGAGATGCATCTTGAAGATTACACTTTTGCGTCATAAATTATCTTGTTTTTGAATTGTATTTGATAAAATCTTCATTGCGGAAAATTTTTGGGCCCATGCAATGCATTcagttatctccccttggaggcATGGAACGTTATGTTTGACGTGTAGCATATGTGTTTAAAAATCTAGCTTTCAAAATTTTGGTGAGCAAATAATAGGAGACCATGCTTCCCATGAGATTTCTGAATTGGTTCATGTGGCAGTAAATGTTAGATGAATACATTGCCACAAAAATTACTCATAGAAATATCATTTGGCACTGCCTTGAGATTTGgcatttgaaaaatgtttttcaagTTATACACAGAGAGAAAAAACTCCAAAACATAGTATCATAAACTTAAGGGGAAAAAAAGAAGGTTTTGTTTATGAACTTTTGAACTCCTGAGAGAGGCAGATGCCAACTGACtgacatgtatacatatatacttgGCCCCAACACAAGTTACTTATCACTTCTtatgtttcatatgaatatgagcactaattgatataaatgtatgcATTATTAGATGTACATGTCTATGTAAGATAAAGTTCTATATAGAGAACCCCTCACTTATCTGTGGTGTCCTCGTAACTCttttatgtattgttttctGTCCAAAATGGTGTCCGCTTTAGCGGCATGAAAGCATGTTGCTTTCTAGAAGAAAAAAGCATGCCCCTCTACCCATACAGGATACATtagataattttgaattttgaccAAGATACCAGAAACAATTGTACTTATACAAAAATTGACAAATGCATGTCATAATTGATAACTTTTGATCATGTTTATGATTTATATTATTAAATTGATGCTATAATTATGTTGTTTGCACGAATTTAACGCATGCCCCTTATTTTCCTCATGCATGCAGGGATTCGGTTTTGTAACTTTCGAAACTAATGCGGACGCCGACAGAGCACGAGAGAAATTGAACGGCACTGTGGTTGAGGGAAGAAAGATTGAGGTGCATGGTCTTATTCCAATTTTGTGGTAGCACAACACTGATGCTAAgtctttttacattttatatcattatgtgTTATACCAGTATTAAGAAATGCCTTCCAtgtatttttcactcatgtacaGTTGGAATTTGGGTTtgtttatatacactgtacctcCCATagtattaaaaacaaattattgaaaatatgtACGCATATTCTTATGACCTCTACTCTgcattttggaaaaaaaataaatcatcaacCCTCTACCATAACTTCTCTTTCTTCATCTTAAACTAATCTACACATACACTCAAAATTtgctttcaaatttcatataGGCATTTCTCAATGCTGCCAATTATTGTGAATCAAAAAATGTTGCCAAAAAGGACAAATAGGATAAAACACCAAATGTTTCGTTCTTGCTAGTGAAGGTGAACAGTTAATGATAAAGTGGAAATTCACCCTAGGTGGGCCTCATATCGGGTCGTAGGTAGGTGGTGCCCTTGTACCAAGAGAAGCCCCAGCCTTTTTGTAGCTTGATTGTATTTTCTAGCattcaatgttttttttattagataaagaaatcttttaattttgtgAATTGTATGGCTTGACATTTcaattttggattttatttatttatttggttcaatttttgtttgacatattatttttgtaaaagaaGAAAATTGATTTATGCAAAATTGAGTTAAATTTTGTTTAATGGATTGAATCTTTTAATGGATTGAATTTTTGGATGGATTGAattttttgaagaaattttaaTGTAGGCTGGTGTTTATCCAACATGTCTGTCCTCTTGGTTTTTGattgtatatttacaatgttaTTGTGATGTATAAACCTACTCTGATCAACATCTGTCGCCATGGTAATCCTTATTGCACATTCTGTTGACAAATATTTGAAggggaaaaaatgaaaacataaaagCATCTGTCTCAGTGATTTTGTATCTGAATTTTGGTTTCTGCAAAAGTATTTAGAATTCTGAATTTACATAAATCCTGCATCAATGACAAAGTGAGCAATGTTCATGcttatcattttgaaattattttatgtCTTGAAATTCTTTATGAACATACTTTTCaatcaaaacattaaaaattcGTGCATCAAGTATATGTTCATAAAGAAATGTCACCTCCTACAAATGTAGGTTTTTAATTAGAaaattgtttcaaaatataaattgtttttgTGAATTGGTGTTTAATTGCTTTTGGGGAAAgtaaaatgtgaaataaattttttcaaaaatatgagTTCAACAGAAAGTAAAGAGGAAGTGACATTCTAGATTGTGTTTTCCATATTCACTGTGAGTTCTTCCATTACTTAACTACATCAAAGACTTAAAATTTCTTCAATTGTTGTTATGCAAATATTTCTCTTATGGGCAGAATTGTTTTGCATTTTGCTCCCCTAGAAAGGAAATCTTATGTGATTGTTTCATGTTTCATTCATGAATCATTTCCTTAATGATCATTCAAGAGGTATCTACCCAGTGGCTATGACTGCATTATAGAACAAACTTTAAAAGCAAAAATTTATAGATAGAACAGATCCAGAATGAATTTCTCCTCTTGTACAAAATtttatacattttcaattttttgtggaTAAATTCACTTTAATGGAAGGACTTCAGTGAAACAATGTTTGTCTTGCTGTGATAGTGAATGTATATAACCCGTGGATGGTAGTCACAACTCTGCCTTTTCTTAGTATTCTTGACTACTTCTAAATTGAATgctatttataaatatacaacagTAAACAAATGTCCCATACTAAAGAGATTTATGAGATAGGGCTGGAATAAATAATTCCTTGGAGATATTTTGGAAAGTTCATCGCTTTCCCAATCAATAATTGGTCTGAGTTATCTTCTAGATATATATACCAAGGGAACAATTGGAGAATAGCATGCTTAATAAAGTTTCAGTTTTCCACTAAGGCTCCTGACATTGCAGAGTTGGACTAATGATACAAACCAGAAGGCCAATGTCTTCTTTATTTCTGGGAACTTGGGAGCTagaataaaactttaaaatctgTGTTCTGGTTTGTGTGACCATCCACTGAATGTGCATTCTTGATGTATGCTCATGTGAACTTCCAAGACCTGCTTTTTAAATTATTGCAATTTTACAAATTAGGTTAACAATGCCACTGCTCGAGTTATGACCAAAAAATCTGTGGCTGCACCCACTATCCCAAATGGTAAGACCCACATGAATACTGTACCTATTAGACAAAGGCCCTGTCAGGTGATCTTCAGAAATGCAGGAATCTAAAAAATGCACAGACTCTCGTTATATCCATGTACCCATGTATGAATGTCTATAAATGCTGCATATGCATGTTTTTGCAAAATATCACCTTGCAgggtttttgatattttttttatttcatagtgaaAGTAGCATGCATTTATACACAGCTAATGTTGTGGTTCTTAATTCATTTTTACTACATTAAAAATATAGACCaccgtttttgttttttaaaaaaaatgaatgaacgTTTGCTACACTTCTGTCGGGTTCATGCCACAGTATTTCAAAAagttaaaagaaagaaattgatATTCTAAGAGAGAGAAAATGTTTGCGCAGACGCTATCCAGAACCACATACTTTACATGTGTGATGATGCATGTTGGCTTGATGTAGATGACTGATGCCCCCCTACTGGGCTGTAATCTCTGATTAGGATAAGCTACTGTTTTTCCAGCATATTACAGACTCAGTATGGTGGCACATTATTATCCtccatacaaaaaaaaaaacaggaatCCAGTTTATGTTATCATCAAATAGACCCCATGTAATATGTCTGGCATGGTAAATAACGTACTTGATATCAGAGTTTATAATAgttgtaattttgtatatttgacaaGCATATTGGACAATCTGAAAAGTTTGACCTCTTGCCTCTAGCCCATTATGAAATGAGTGCATAGTTATGATATGACTAAAAACTGCTGTAGAGAGCATTTGAAATGGCGGAATATTTGGCATAATACTAAGAGAATCTATTTTGAGCATCATGATCAGCCGAAATGAAGAATGAAATGACATGATATACTAATAAACAAGGTTTTGTTGCATAGAAATCCCCTCCACCCTGTCACGTTAGTGGTGTCCtactggaaaaaaaattcaactggaAATGTAAAAATCTTATGTCATTGTTTGctttcaaaaacaaattgtttttgAGTGAAAATTTTTGTTTCTCAAAATACCTTGTGTAGTCAGagttgcaatttttttttcctgCTGTATCTCCATAACCagtgatgtcagtagtttataaataaattcagttttcCTCTTTGTGGCATCTATGAATGTCAACAATATGTTGCAAATTGCAGCATTTTTGATTGTTTGTACTGATGTGAAGTTGCCTGGTCTTACTAGACGGTTTCTTGCTTAGGTGTTTTACATCATTCTGCATTCAAAAAACAAATAGTGTAACATACTTCTCtctccatattttttttttttttttttttttttttttttgcacatgtaTGTTGCATGaataatttttcacattttatggATGTAATCCCTATACGTCCTGAATGCCTTTTTTCAGCGGCAGCTCTAAGAGGTGTGGCACTTACACGGGGCAGGGCTGCAGCAGTGGCTGCTCGTGGCGCTTATAATGCCGCCGCTTTAGCAGCCACCGCAGCTTTCCGACATACAACACCACTGGCAACGGCAGCAACTGCGTTGCCTTTAgcgtatgtatatatattctgtcTCTGTTACGtttatgttttaagaattgCTCAGTATTGTTGTTATACCCATCTTGTGCATGTCAGGAGATGAGACTTTGATTTAGCATTATCTTCTAGAAATTTTACCATTTCTGTAACCATATCTAAAAGGTCTGAAAATGTGTTATGTTTTTCAAGACCtgtcttgttttattttaatggcATTAGTGATACATATCAGTTAAGTAAACTTGTGGTACATTTATATTGTGAATTGAGCAGCATGACATTTTAATGAAGCCCTCTGAATCACATCTCCCCCTGGCATTGTTCTTTGAAGAAGGAGCCTTTTATTTATTGGCTAAGCAATTCtaaattaaattaatattttcccctctttctctctcttggTTTTTAACAGTGGTGTATATCAGGATCCTTTTCTAGCTACATATGCTGCAGCTGACAGATACCAGGTAACTATGGCAACCATTAGCATTTGTTTATTATCACAAGGCTCCAGGGTTGAGCATCCAAGAAAAAGAGATTATAATCTGACAAAACACACCAATGCATCTTGAAATCATCTTCCTTCTCAGGTCTGATAAGAAGTCTTGACCTACTGGTTTAGAAAATTACTTCTTCCCTTGGTTATCTGACAGAACTTGAGAAAAATTATGATCTGTACGCTCAGCTTTATCACAAATCATGACTGCATGTTGTTTGCAGATTGTGTCTGCCATTTTACAAGATCAATACTGGAGCACTCCCTTGTCAGTCTCTGATTGCCTCAGACATAGCTTTATTGATACTTGATCTGCAGATTCATAGAATTaacaacaatattttttcattatctGTGCAAATTTTGTATTGGTTTCATTCTCATTGGAGCAATTTCTATTTGCTAACCTTTAATCTTTTTGTCACTCTGCTGAAAAAGCATTATTCAGTATTAACCTCTAGTGCCCAAACTTATTTTACAAGTATATTGCTTTAATCATTACTTTAAATAGGAAtcaagcatgttttgatatatcaatTACCAGTAAGATGCATTTTTCTGAGTTGTAGCATATATGTTACATCAAGCATTGTGTTTTAATGTAGCAAATATGATACAAATAGTAAACTTTTTACAGAATCCATTTGTGACATGCAATGTGAGTATACTGCTTCAAATAACTTGGATATAATAGGAAAGTAAGGGAAAAAACTACCCCAAAAAAAACTATGCATGAAAGATTATAAAATTTGTGTTTACTTGTATGGTGGAACTAAACAGAgttaaatatagatataaaagaATGTAAGAATAAAAATTGAAGTTTATGAtgttagcacttcatgaaaagtatggcagcatgaagtgttgcagtttcacacccttgtgcattttcaaaaatagaatttattccttaaataaataaaagaatgatatgttttttttaaaaaaagaactaAATGTAGTATGTCTCATCTTCCCCTCATTATTCATTGGTGTGTATTTATTGGGCACTAGAGGTTGAATATGAAACTATTGTGATGGACTGTATCATTATAAAGATGcaatttaattgaaaaaaagattCTCATTGACAGATTCATTGAGTAGGACGTGTCTTTTTCAAGATTTTGGTGGTAAAAAAGACAAAACTTAGGGGATGATTGTGTTCAATTGAAAGgaatttgtatttattttaatacTCTGGTGATttcaatgtaaatgtgtgtataagTAAATGTTTATCTGTTCTGTTGCAGTTGGTGACAACCCAACCCTACCCAGCAGCGGCTTATGCTCCAGGTACACGTTACGCAATCCCAGCAGCTGTTGCTAGCCCAGGCACATATGCAGCTGCTGCCGCTGCAGGACAACTGCAGTAAGTTTTTTTCATGAATATCTTTATCTCAATTGTTTGTAGTTAAATTTCAAATACTGAAGATTCCTAGATGTACACAAGGAATTCATTATCGTGTAATTTCGTGAGAGGCATCACTCTCGAAATAAAATTATTCGCTTTAGTTTTTCtgttgttaaaatacatgtaaaaactcttgatcaacaAACCATATGCAAATTCATGTTCACGCGATTTGATGTATACGAGTGATTTCGTTatattaaggaggaatgctacaccggaggaatttgatatggatgaaaagtgaaggatatgtacaacaatattttgaaattgaaaacgttgtagaaagcaatcttatttttaaaaaatttttaaaacccttAATGGATTTGAACCTgagatctacagttcagcagtcaaagCTCTAACTTGCTGAGCTACTCAGATTggcaatgatatttgaaatgaatagacaaatatagctgatatatatattttcattcatgtcagccattatgacaatgtagaatACCTCCTTAAGTACTTacttaaaataagaaatttacaGTATTCATGTATTTCAGTGTCTTCTTGGAAACATTATAAATGACACAAAACCATATGAAAGGAAAGCATTCCATATCAAGTTTGTAACTAATGTGTGAATTAAAAAGAGTTGTTATTCATCTTATAGACTAGCAGGACGAGAATACACAACAGCAGCAACTGACCCATTACTTGGTCATAGTATTGGACCTGTGGCAGGATATGGGGTAAGTAAGCAAATGTAAATCACAGGATTCTCAGGtgtgtttattttgtttttgaggaaaatgacaaaatgaatataatttacTTTGTGTTTTCTTCAAGTTGAATTAAGGATGATTGAGGGTAAAACTtacaaacatgcattttatttttttcaaaattagtgTAATTTGATGGTTTGTTACGTTACACAATTCCTGTTTGGTTTgcaaaaaaaggaaaaaaatcaaacatgaattatggtttcttttttatattgtttgtCCAAAtttatataggaatatatatatatagacacacacatacacacacacacgagaAATGTATgccatacacatatatacattcaGTTTTTGAGGGAAACCAGACCAAATCACTATTATCagtcctctctctctctctctctctctctctctctctctctcaacttTTTAAGAAAGCATGAagatttttcagttttattgtgGTGAAAAGCTGAAAATTACAAGTAAACCATAAGAATCATCACATCACATATTGAAAGCATAATTAACACACGTGTAATAATCATGTGctttgaatgaaaataaacaaaccagTTTCCCTTTTATTCCTACAAAATCAGGAAACATGTGCTTGTATAAACATTCTTCAGTAATTAGACTTAGATTAACCACATCAACTgattgaaagaaaacaaaagacaccaaagttttataaaaatgcAAACCTGGTGTGTTACATATATGAAGATGCAATAACATCACTATTGCACTATGTGGCACGGTTCCCTTTGCAGAAAGTGTGAAATTTAAAGCTGTATTAGTCCTTCATGATTTTGAAGGTGGGAGCTTTGCTATTTACAATTGTTAATTCTACATCAAAGGGGGAGACCTATTTGgtcatttttaggtcacctgaatcacttCAGTGATATATTGCTCATCGTATGATGTCCGTCATATGTTGTTAACTTTTGACATCCTTCGAATGGCCATTTCTTACCGAAATTGCTGTGAAGCATCTTCTTGGGTAGGGATGGGGGGCACAAAGTATAAATTTCTCAAGTCTGTCCATTTTGGGTCTTAGAGGTGGGGCTAAAATCTCAATAAATATTAGTGCCTCAATCTTTAAAAAGGTCACTGATAACTAGAATCAGAAGAATTAACCATTAGAACATCTAGTTCTCAAAGTTTCAAGGACACACACTTGCACCAATTGCACACTACATTTctaatttctattctattttgtGTGACACTGGGATGATCATTAAGGTCTTTGGCCTCATTAGCATAATTGTATTCAGTCATTCCCAAAGGGAGGCAAAGTTGACAAAACCGTGCTGGAACTCGCAAATCATTTCCAGCATTTAtccccattttgttttctttcatgtAAACAATCTGGACTCACTGtcattaacatttaattttTGTAGGCGACACTGTACAGAGGTGCTTACCAGCGATTCACACCATActgagatatatacatatatggacTCCGTCGTCAAGTGACAGGGCTGGCAGTTGCTATGTGAATGTCATGTGACCAATTATATTCTCGACCTTCCTAGATTCTCTGGCTGTGCTGGACACATTCATCTAAACATCCAATGAAAATGGGTGAAAGAAAAGAGAGTGAGGGGAGAGGATTGTGCAATTTTGTTACCAGTGCTGCCATTGGTGCTCCTCTGATGTGATAACTGATTATCAGCACTGGTAGATTGACTTCCTTGTAGGATACTGCCATAAAGTAACTTCCAGCTTGTTTCATGTCAAGCTTCCAATCAATTTAAAGcaaatttattgaaaaaattcataaatttcattgattcatctatttatttatttaaaatcattCTTGCATATTTTAGTGTTTCTTTGGTCcaataatcaaaattttcatttttgcttTATTGTTACAATATTATCAATTGCTTGGAAGTTTTCTATCATGAAATATGGTAGATGCCATGCCACAGAATCTTAGGAAAGGTAGTTTGTAAAAAATACTCAGTCTGGTCA
This genomic window from Ostrea edulis chromosome 4, xbOstEdul1.1, whole genome shotgun sequence contains:
- the LOC125672308 gene encoding RNA binding protein fox-1 homolog 3-like isoform X24, whose protein sequence is MNKMWLPMHSVGTTTNHVQDLQFLNMHMVQNQMTSAYPYAAQTGIDEYGHPQQVVVTSQPVSVAPTAEQAATFKTDSATYPTTTVAANGGVEQQTQTDLEAEQSSAQPGTTTTPNSVGPKRLHVSNIPFRFREADLKSLLGQFGKIIDVEIIFNERGSKGFGFVTFETNADADRAREKLNGTVVEGRKIEVNNATARVMTKKSVAAPTIPNAAALRGVALTRGRAAAVAARGAYNAAALAATAAFRHTTPLATAATALPLAGVYQDPFLATYAAADRYQNPFVTCNLVTTQPYPAAAYAPGTRYAIPAAVASPGTYAAAAAAGQLQLAGREYTTAATDPLLGHSIGPVAGYGATLYRGAYQRFTPY
- the LOC125672308 gene encoding RNA binding protein fox-1 homolog 2-like isoform X33 yields the protein MNKMWLPMHSVGTTTNHVQDLQFLNMHMVQNQMTSAYPYAAQTGIDEYGHPQQVVVTSQPVSVAPTAEQAATFKTDSATYPTTTVAANGGVEQQTQTDLEAEQSSAQPGTTTTPNSVGPKRLHVSNIPFRFREADLKSLLGQFGKIIDVEIIFNERGSKGFGFVTFETNADADRAREKLNGTVVEGRKIEVNNATARVMTKKSVAAPTIPNAAALRGVALTRGRAAAVAARGAYNAAALAATAAFRHTTPLATAATALPLAGVYQDPFLATYAAADRYQLVTTQPYPAAAYAPGTRYAIPAAVASPGTYAAAAAAGQLQLAGREYTTAATDPLLGHSIGPVAGYGATLYRGAYQRFTPY
- the LOC125672308 gene encoding RNA binding protein fox-1 homolog 3-like isoform X1 is translated as MAEVATQVTVPILDMNLYMNNLKTEYQGKVGPSLTQISGSTFEENKENEGHVEHMVQNQMTSAYPYAAQTGIDEYGHPQQVVVTSQPVSVAPTAEQAATFKTDSATYPTTTVAANGGVEQQTVRPGNLDGIPRAYPYEEMLAGINKQTDLEAEQSSAQPGTTTTPNSVGPKRLHVSNIPFRFREADLKSLLGQFGKIIDVEIIFNERGSKGFGFVTFETNADADRAREKLNGTVVEGRKIEVNNATARVMTKKSVAAPTIPNAAALRGVALTRGRAAAVAARGAYNAAALAATAAFRHTTPLATAATALPLAGVYQDPFLATYAAADRYQNPFVTCNLVTTQPYPAAAYAPGTRYAIPAAVASPGTYAAAAAAGQLQLAGREYTTAATDPLLGHSIGPVAGYGATLYRGAYQRFTPY
- the LOC125672308 gene encoding RNA binding protein fox-1 homolog 3-like isoform X3 → MAEVATQVTVPILDMNLYMNNLKTEYQGKVGPSLTQISGSTFEENKENEGHVEHMVQNQMTSAYPYAAQTGIDEYGHPQQVVVTSQPVSVAPTAEQAATFKTDSATYPTTTVAANGGVEQQTVRPGNLDGIPRAYPYEEMLAGINKQTDLEAEQSSAQPGTTTTPNSVGPKRLHVSNIPFRFREADLKSLLGQFGKIIDVEIIFNERGSKGFGFVTFETNADADRAREKLNGTVVEGRKIEVNNATARVMTKKSVAAPTIPNAAALRGVALTRGRAAAVAARGAYNAAALAATAAFRHTTPLATAATALPLAGVYQDPFLATYAAADRYQLVTTQPYPAAAYAPGTRYAIPAAVASPGTYAAAAAAGQLQLAGREYTTAATDPLLGHSIGPVAGYGATLYRGAYQRFTPY
- the LOC125672308 gene encoding RNA binding protein fox-1 homolog 2-like isoform X10; translated protein: MAEVATQVTVPILDMNLYMNNLKTEYQGKVGPSLTQISGSTFEENKENEGHVEHMVQNQMTSAYPYAAQTGIDEYGHPQQVVVTSQPVSVAPTAEQAATFKTDSATYPTTTVAANGGVEQQTVRPGNLDGIPRAYPYEEMLAGINKQTDLEAEQSSAQPGTTTTPNSVGPKRLHVSNIPFRFREADLKSLLGQFGKIIDVEIIFNERGSKVNNATARVMTKKSVAAPTIPNAAALRGVALTRGRAAAVAARGAYNAAALAATAAFRHTTPLATAATALPLAGVYQDPFLATYAAADRYQNPFVTCNLVTTQPYPAAAYAPGTRYAIPAAVASPGTYAAAAAAGQLQLAGREYTTAATDPLLGHSIGPVAGYGATLYRGAYQRFTPY
- the LOC125672308 gene encoding RNA binding protein fox-1 homolog 2-like isoform X44, giving the protein MADSDMHMVQNQMTSAYPYAAQTGIDEYGHPQQVVVTSQPVSVAPTAEQAATFKTDSATYPTTTVAANGGVEQQTQTDLEAEQSSAQPGTTTTPNSVGPKRLHVSNIPFRFREADLKSLLGQFGKIIDVEIIFNERGSKGFGFVTFETNADADRAREKLNGTVVEGRKIEVNNATARVMTKKSVAAPTIPNAAALRGVALTRGRAAAVAARGAYNAAALAATAAFRHTTPLATAATALPLAGVYQDPFLATYAAADRYQNPFVTCNLVTTQPYPAAAYAPGTRYAIPAAVASPGTYAAAAAAGQLQLAGREYTTAATDPLLGHSIGPVAGYGATLYRGAYQRFTPY
- the LOC125672308 gene encoding RNA binding protein fox-1 homolog 2-like isoform X48 produces the protein MADSDMHMVQNQMTSAYPYAAQTGIDEYGHPQQVVVTSQPVSVAPTAEQAATFKTDSATYPTTTVAANGGVEQQTQTDLEAEQSSAQPGTTTTPNSVGPKRLHVSNIPFRFREADLKSLLGQFGKIIDVEIIFNERGSKGFGFVTFETNADADRAREKLNGTVVEGRKIEVNNATARVMTKKSVAAPTIPNAAALRGVALTRGRAAAVAARGAYNAAALAATAAFRHTTPLATAATALPLAGVYQDPFLATYAAADRYQLVTTQPYPAAAYAPGTRYAIPAAVASPGTYAAAAAAGQLQLAGREYTTAATDPLLGHSIGPVAGYGATLYRGAYQRFTPY
- the LOC125672308 gene encoding RNA binding protein fox-1 homolog 2-like isoform X23; translated protein: MLLTTQLYAPHMVQNQMTSAYPYAAQTGIDEYGHPQQVVVTSQPVSVAPTAEQAATFKTDSATYPTTTVAANGGVEQQTVRPGNLDGIPRAYPYEEMLAGINKQTDLEAEQSSAQPGTTTTPNSVGPKRLHVSNIPFRFREADLKSLLGQFGKIIDVEIIFNERGSKGFGFVTFETNADADRAREKLNGTVVEGRKIEVNNATARVMTKKSVAAPTIPNAAALRGVALTRGRAAAVAARGAYNAAALAATAAFRHTTPLATAATALPLAGVYQDPFLATYAAADRYQLVTTQPYPAAAYAPGTRYAIPAAVASPGTYAAAAAAGQLQLAGREYTTAATDPLLGHSIGPVAGYGATLYRGAYQRFTPY
- the LOC125672308 gene encoding RNA binding protein fox-1 homolog 2-like isoform X35, which codes for MLLTTQLYAPHMVQNQMTSAYPYAAQTGIDEYGHPQQVVVTSQPVSVAPTAEQAATFKTDSATYPTTTVAANGGVEQQTVRPGNLDQTDLEAEQSSAQPGTTTTPNSVGPKRLHVSNIPFRFREADLKSLLGQFGKIIDVEIIFNERGSKGFGFVTFETNADADRAREKLNGTVVEGRKIEVNNATARVMTKKSVAAPTIPNAAALRGVALTRGRAAAVAARGAYNAAALAATAAFRHTTPLATAATALPLAGVYQDPFLATYAAADRYQNPFVTCNLVTTQPYPAAAYAPGTRYAIPAAVASPGTYAAAAAAGQLQLAGREYTTAATDPLLGHSIGPVAGYGATLYRGAYQRFTPY
- the LOC125672308 gene encoding RNA binding protein fox-1 homolog 2-like isoform X30, whose amino-acid sequence is MVLGSAMIRAPLAFQHMVQNQMTSAYPYAAQTGIDEYGHPQQVVVTSQPVSVAPTAEQAATFKTDSATYPTTTVAANGGVEQQTVRPGNLDQTDLEAEQSSAQPGTTTTPNSVGPKRLHVSNIPFRFREADLKSLLGQFGKIIDVEIIFNERGSKGFGFVTFETNADADRAREKLNGTVVEGRKIEVNNATARVMTKKSVAAPTIPNAAALRGVALTRGRAAAVAARGAYNAAALAATAAFRHTTPLATAATALPLAGVYQDPFLATYAAADRYQNPFVTCNLVTTQPYPAAAYAPGTRYAIPAAVASPGTYAAAAAAGQLQLAGREYTTAATDPLLGHSIGPVAGYGATLYRGAYQRFTPY
- the LOC125672308 gene encoding RNA binding protein fox-1 homolog 2-like isoform X41 gives rise to the protein MLLTTQLYAPHMVQNQMTSAYPYAAQTGIDEYGHPQQVVVTSQPVSVAPTAEQAATFKTDSATYPTTTVAANGGVEQQTQTDLEAEQSSAQPGTTTTPNSVGPKRLHVSNIPFRFREADLKSLLGQFGKIIDVEIIFNERGSKGFGFVTFETNADADRAREKLNGTVVEGRKIEVNNATARVMTKKSVAAPTIPNAAALRGVALTRGRAAAVAARGAYNAAALAATAAFRHTTPLATAATALPLAGVYQDPFLATYAAADRYQNPFVTCNLVTTQPYPAAAYAPGTRYAIPAAVASPGTYAAAAAAGQLQLAGREYTTAATDPLLGHSIGPVAGYGATLYRGAYQRFTPY